One region of Catenuloplanes indicus genomic DNA includes:
- the ftsH gene encoding ATP-dependent zinc metalloprotease FtsH, producing MERTRFFRRPVIWIILVIAAAIAASSFFTGGPSYHRVETSVALDKLNEGNIKNAVYEDKEQTLQLELNQKASFGDTSTDRIETQVPYEVSDDIWSAVVQAKAAGKITGTIDAKVTRDSVLLTLLLNLLPILILVVLLLLFMSQMQGGGSRVLNFGKSKAKMITKDTPKTTFADVAGADEAVEELHEIKDFLQNPSKYQALGAKIPKGVLLFGPPGTGKTLLARAVAGEAGVPFYSISGSDFVEMFVGVGASRVRDLFEQAKANAPAIVFVDEIDAVGRHRGAGMGGGHDEREQTLNQLLVEMDGFDTKGGVILIAATNRPDILDPALLRPGRFDRQIAVDAPDMEGRKAILRVHAKGKPFTPDVDLDSVARRTPGFSGADLANVINEAALLTARHEKRAISNEYLEESIDRVIAGPERKTRAMSDSEKKITAYHEGGHALVAWALPHSAPVHKVTILPRGRSLGHTLVLPTEDKYTQTRAEMIDTLAYALGGRAAEELVFHEPTTGAGNDIEKASGLARAMITQYGMSSKLGAVKYGTSGDEPFLGRTMGHERDYSDSVAAEIDAEVRALIELAHDEAWEILVEYRDVLDSMVLELMEKETISQQDMARICARVQKRPPMAPYNGFGKRRPSTDPPVLTPAEKDKLKAQAAADGAEATVGSGPASPESNNSDGTH from the coding sequence ATGGAACGCACGCGTTTCTTCCGCCGCCCGGTGATCTGGATCATTCTGGTGATCGCCGCCGCGATCGCCGCCAGCTCCTTCTTCACGGGCGGCCCCAGCTATCACCGGGTCGAGACATCGGTCGCGCTCGACAAACTCAACGAGGGCAACATCAAGAATGCCGTCTACGAGGACAAGGAGCAGACGCTCCAGCTCGAGCTGAACCAGAAGGCCAGCTTCGGCGACACCTCGACCGACCGAATCGAGACCCAGGTCCCGTACGAGGTCAGTGACGACATCTGGTCCGCCGTGGTCCAGGCCAAGGCGGCCGGCAAGATCACCGGCACGATCGACGCCAAGGTCACCCGCGACAGTGTCCTGCTGACGCTGCTGCTGAACCTGCTGCCGATCCTGATCCTCGTCGTCCTCCTGCTGCTGTTCATGTCGCAGATGCAGGGCGGCGGCTCGCGGGTGCTCAACTTCGGCAAGTCCAAGGCCAAGATGATCACCAAGGACACGCCGAAGACGACGTTCGCGGACGTCGCCGGCGCGGACGAGGCCGTCGAGGAACTGCACGAGATCAAGGACTTCCTGCAGAACCCGTCGAAGTACCAGGCTCTGGGCGCCAAGATCCCGAAGGGCGTGCTGCTCTTCGGCCCGCCCGGAACCGGTAAGACGCTGCTGGCCCGCGCGGTCGCCGGTGAGGCCGGCGTCCCGTTCTACTCGATCTCCGGCTCGGACTTCGTCGAGATGTTCGTCGGTGTCGGTGCCTCCCGCGTCCGTGACCTGTTCGAGCAGGCCAAGGCGAACGCGCCGGCCATCGTCTTCGTCGACGAGATCGACGCGGTCGGCCGGCACCGCGGCGCCGGCATGGGCGGCGGTCACGACGAGCGCGAGCAGACGCTCAACCAGCTGCTCGTCGAGATGGACGGCTTCGACACCAAGGGCGGCGTCATCCTGATCGCGGCCACCAACCGGCCGGACATCCTGGACCCCGCGCTGCTGCGCCCCGGCCGCTTCGACCGGCAGATCGCGGTCGACGCGCCGGACATGGAGGGCCGCAAGGCGATCCTCCGGGTGCACGCCAAGGGCAAGCCGTTCACGCCGGACGTCGACCTCGACTCCGTCGCGCGGCGCACGCCCGGCTTCTCCGGCGCGGACCTGGCCAACGTGATCAACGAGGCGGCGCTGCTGACCGCGCGGCACGAGAAGCGCGCGATCTCGAACGAGTACCTGGAAGAGTCGATCGACCGGGTGATCGCCGGGCCGGAGCGCAAGACCCGCGCGATGTCGGACAGCGAAAAGAAGATCACCGCGTACCACGAGGGTGGGCACGCGCTGGTCGCCTGGGCGCTGCCGCACTCCGCGCCGGTGCACAAGGTGACGATCCTGCCGCGCGGCCGCTCACTCGGCCACACGCTGGTGCTGCCGACCGAGGACAAGTACACCCAGACCCGCGCCGAAATGATCGACACGCTGGCGTACGCGCTGGGTGGCCGCGCCGCCGAGGAGCTCGTCTTCCACGAGCCCACCACCGGTGCCGGCAACGACATCGAGAAGGCGTCCGGCCTGGCCCGAGCCATGATCACGCAGTACGGCATGAGCTCGAAGCTGGGCGCGGTCAAGTACGGCACCAGCGGCGACGAGCCGTTCCTGGGCCGCACCATGGGCCACGAGCGGGACTACTCCGACTCGGTCGCCGCCGAGATCGACGCCGAGGTGCGGGCGCTCATCGAGCTCGCGCACGACGAGGCGTGGGAGATCCTGGTGGAGTACCGGGACGTGCTGGACAGCATGGTGCTGGAGCTGATGGAGAAGGAGACCATCTCCCAGCAGGACATGGCCCGCATCTGCGCCCGCGTGCAGAAGCGCCCGCCGATGGCGCCGTACAACGGCTTCGGCAAGCGCCGCCCGTCCACCGACCCGCCGGTGCTCACCCCGGCGGAGAAGGACAAGCTCAAGGCGCAGGCCGCCGCGGACGGCGCCGAGGCGACCGTCGGCTCCGGCCCGGCGTCCCCGGAGTCGAACAACTCGGACGGCACCCACTGA
- the folE gene encoding GTP cyclohydrolase I FolE — MDYLAARLVDGKLTGRPVEDAVDLPRIENAVREILIALGEDPERDGLKKTPARVARAYAELFAGLRVDPGAVLTTTFEANHDELVLVRDIDVMSLCEHHLLPFRGVAHIGYIPGTHGRITGLSKLARLVEVFARRPQVQERLTSQIADLLTEKLAPRGVIVVMECEHMCMAMRGIQKSGSKTITSAVRGGLQTDAKSRAEAMSLILGRS; from the coding sequence TTGGACTATCTCGCGGCACGGCTCGTCGACGGCAAGCTCACCGGCAGGCCCGTCGAGGACGCCGTCGACCTCCCCCGGATCGAGAACGCGGTCCGGGAGATCCTCATCGCGCTCGGCGAGGACCCGGAACGGGACGGGCTGAAGAAGACCCCGGCCCGAGTCGCCCGCGCCTACGCCGAACTGTTCGCCGGCCTTCGGGTCGACCCCGGCGCGGTGCTCACCACCACGTTCGAGGCCAACCACGACGAGCTGGTGCTGGTCCGCGACATCGACGTGATGTCGCTCTGCGAGCACCACCTGCTGCCGTTCCGCGGCGTCGCGCACATCGGCTACATCCCCGGCACGCACGGCCGGATCACCGGGCTGTCCAAGCTGGCCCGCCTGGTCGAGGTCTTCGCCCGCCGCCCGCAGGTGCAGGAGCGGCTCACGTCGCAGATCGCGGACCTGCTCACCGAGAAGCTGGCGCCGCGCGGCGTCATCGTGGTGATGGAGTGCGAGCACATGTGCATGGCGATGCGCGGCATCCAGAAGTCCGGATCAAAAACCATCACCTCCGCGGTACGTGGTGGGCTCCAGACGGACGCGAAGTCCCGCGCCGAGGCGATGAGCCTCATCCTGGGCCGCTCCTGA